The proteins below are encoded in one region of Reichenbachiella sp. 5M10:
- a CDS encoding exopolyphosphatase, whose product MKDLFHKLAGILKNMRVGIIDIGTNTFHLLIVDREQNNQVLHKEKVAVRIGANGISKGYISDDAIDRAIETLSRFRALLIEYGVSETTATATSAVRNAENKHEFVQTIKETTGIEIHVLSGDEEAFLIYQGVKEYIDIQEPALIMDIGGGSIEFILADQDDVLWLRSYEIGGQRIIDQFHKSDPITAGETRLLNHFLGETLQEVFEKVKLFGAKYLIGSSGSFDTFWDIYTASHPEAHDTTPILSHDKFDEIHHDLIVKNKQERLAIPGMVRMRVDMIVGASIVTQNVMENCHFDQIRISPFALKEGVLYHGLSHTN is encoded by the coding sequence ATGAAGGATTTATTTCATAAATTAGCCGGAATTTTGAAGAACATGAGAGTAGGCATCATTGATATTGGGACCAACACATTCCATCTCTTGATCGTAGATAGAGAGCAAAACAACCAAGTCCTCCACAAGGAAAAAGTCGCTGTGCGAATCGGTGCAAACGGAATCAGCAAAGGCTACATCTCTGATGATGCGATTGATCGAGCTATCGAAACCTTGAGTCGTTTTCGCGCACTACTCATTGAGTATGGTGTATCAGAGACGACAGCCACTGCTACCAGTGCCGTGCGCAATGCCGAAAACAAACACGAGTTTGTGCAAACCATCAAAGAAACTACCGGCATAGAAATCCATGTACTCTCAGGGGACGAAGAAGCGTTTTTGATCTATCAGGGTGTCAAAGAATACATCGACATTCAAGAGCCTGCCCTCATCATGGACATAGGAGGTGGTAGCATCGAGTTCATTCTCGCAGATCAGGACGACGTACTGTGGTTGCGAAGCTATGAAATCGGAGGACAACGTATCATTGACCAGTTTCACAAGTCTGACCCCATCACTGCCGGTGAAACACGTCTACTCAACCACTTCCTCGGAGAGACACTCCAGGAGGTATTCGAAAAAGTTAAATTATTTGGTGCCAAATACCTCATCGGCTCGTCAGGATCGTTCGACACCTTTTGGGACATCTATACCGCGTCACACCCGGAAGCGCACGACACGACTCCCATCTTGTCACACGACAAATTTGACGAGATCCACCATGACCTCATTGTCAAAAACAAACAAGAACGCCTCGCCATACCAGGCATGGTACGTATGCGTGTCGACATGATCGTAGGTGCTTCTATTGTCACTCAAAATGTCATGGAAAATTGTCACTTTGACCAAATCAGAATTTCACCCTTTGCACTCAAAGAAGGCGTCTTGTATCACGGCCTCTCTCACACAAACTAA
- a CDS encoding S41 family peptidase codes for MNIQNTKYQIRLPLLLAVATAAGIFIGANVIGGSQNETVNSRKSAFKFREILNYIDKNYVDEVDQNELVEDAIVSMLKDLDPHTVYIPAEEQELSHSQLQGNFEGIGIEYNIFRDTIYVVSPLSGGPSEAVGLLTGDKIIKVDEELVAGIGIRNRGVLDRLRGPKGSKVTVTILRKNAEELLDFEITRDKIPQFSVDADYMINEDVGYIKVNRFTATTYDEFKLALDRLLDQGMQKLVLDLTGNPGGYMDRAIRMADEFLAGEPMIVFTKGKEFRYNQEHRAGERGDFENQPLIVLIDEGSASASEIVSGAIQDNDRGLIVGRRSFGKGLVQMPIELSDGSELRLTISRYYTPSGRSIQKSYGDNLEDYYGDIYGRYESGEMYNADSIAVVDSLKFMTSKGRVVYGGGGIVPDFYVPLDTVGNSSYLNKLFTSNSIREYALKYSEEHKDELTSMGFDAYFHTFDVTSAMLEDLVQIAKTNKIAFHTKQFRHSKELIKIYVKAQIARGIWNNNGFYPIWNQTNEIYLQALGLFAEAEEIQSM; via the coding sequence ATGAATATTCAGAACACTAAATACCAAATTCGACTCCCACTTTTATTAGCCGTGGCTACAGCAGCGGGAATATTCATTGGTGCCAATGTCATTGGCGGTAGCCAAAACGAAACGGTCAATTCAAGAAAGAGTGCTTTCAAATTTCGTGAGATACTCAATTACATCGACAAAAACTATGTCGATGAGGTAGACCAAAATGAGCTCGTAGAAGATGCTATCGTGTCGATGCTCAAGGATCTTGATCCTCATACGGTCTATATTCCTGCCGAAGAGCAGGAGTTGAGCCATTCGCAGCTGCAGGGCAATTTTGAGGGTATCGGGATAGAGTACAATATATTTAGAGATACAATATATGTCGTGTCACCACTCAGTGGTGGCCCATCCGAAGCAGTGGGGCTACTCACTGGAGACAAAATCATCAAGGTAGACGAAGAGTTGGTCGCAGGTATCGGCATCCGCAATCGTGGTGTGTTGGACCGTCTTAGGGGACCGAAGGGTTCGAAGGTAACCGTGACTATTTTGCGCAAAAATGCGGAGGAGCTATTGGACTTTGAAATCACTCGGGATAAAATACCGCAATTCTCGGTAGACGCAGATTATATGATCAACGAAGACGTGGGGTATATCAAGGTCAACCGATTTACGGCGACTACTTATGATGAATTCAAATTGGCCTTGGATCGCCTACTCGATCAAGGGATGCAAAAACTCGTACTTGATCTCACGGGGAACCCTGGAGGATACATGGACAGAGCAATCCGTATGGCGGATGAATTTTTGGCAGGAGAGCCAATGATCGTATTTACGAAAGGTAAGGAGTTTAGGTACAATCAAGAGCATCGCGCAGGTGAGCGAGGGGATTTTGAAAATCAACCACTTATTGTCTTGATAGACGAAGGGAGTGCTTCGGCCTCTGAGATTGTCTCTGGAGCGATACAAGACAATGATCGCGGACTGATCGTCGGGCGTAGGTCTTTTGGTAAAGGGCTCGTACAGATGCCTATCGAATTGAGCGACGGATCGGAGTTGAGGTTGACCATTTCACGCTATTATACGCCAAGTGGTCGATCCATACAGAAGTCCTATGGCGACAACTTGGAGGATTATTATGGGGATATTTATGGTCGATACGAATCTGGAGAGATGTACAATGCAGACAGTATAGCGGTCGTGGATTCGCTGAAGTTCATGACGTCTAAAGGTAGAGTGGTGTATGGAGGAGGAGGGATCGTGCCGGATTTTTATGTGCCATTGGATACAGTAGGCAATTCATCCTATCTCAATAAGCTGTTTACGTCCAACTCGATCAGAGAGTATGCCTTGAAGTATTCTGAAGAGCACAAGGATGAACTGACCTCTATGGGCTTTGATGCCTATTTTCATACATTCGATGTGACCTCTGCTATGTTGGAAGACTTGGTACAGATAGCCAAGACAAATAAGATTGCTTTTCATACCAAGCAGTTCAGGCATTCCAAGGAGCTTATTAAAATCTATGTGAAGGCACAGATTGCGAGAGGGATATGGAACAACAATGGGTTCTATCCGATATGGAATCAGACCAACGAAATTTACCTTCAGGCTCTGGGGTTGTTTGCAGAGGCAGAAGAAATCCAGTCTATGTAA
- a CDS encoding Ldh family oxidoreductase gives MYSYEQLHTFAKKIFVAIGHTEALATQAADTLISADLRGVDSHGIARLKGYVRLWEADRINASPNIHIIHETPSTATIDADASLGLISGPEGMRVAIEKAKQVGTGWVSVKNSNHYGIAGYHSMMALEEDMIGISLTNASPLVAPTFGKERMLGTNPISVAIPTLHETPFIADMATTTAANGKLEVLQRKKQDAPLGWIQDEDGTPTTNSHGVKEGGALLPLGGDREHASHKGYILGSIVDIFSAVLSGANYGPWVPPFVSFMDPVSDPVGQGLGHFFGAMRVDAFRPKEDFLKHMDQWVARFRQTTPIHPDVPVQIPGDYERGMEAERSKNGIPVLQAVIDDLNELGNKFGVTL, from the coding sequence ATGTACAGTTACGAGCAACTACACACTTTTGCAAAGAAAATATTTGTAGCCATCGGACATACCGAAGCTCTCGCTACGCAAGCTGCTGACACACTCATCAGCGCCGACCTAAGAGGTGTAGACTCCCACGGAATCGCCCGTCTCAAAGGATACGTCAGACTATGGGAAGCAGACCGCATCAATGCCTCCCCCAACATCCATATCATACATGAGACTCCTTCTACTGCGACCATTGATGCAGATGCATCTCTCGGCCTCATCTCGGGTCCCGAAGGTATGCGTGTCGCCATCGAGAAGGCCAAACAAGTGGGCACAGGATGGGTCAGCGTCAAAAACTCCAACCACTACGGAATCGCGGGATACCATTCGATGATGGCACTCGAAGAAGATATGATTGGCATCTCTCTAACCAATGCAAGCCCGCTCGTAGCTCCGACCTTTGGCAAGGAACGCATGCTTGGAACCAACCCAATCTCGGTGGCCATACCAACGTTACACGAGACTCCCTTCATTGCAGATATGGCAACTACTACAGCTGCAAATGGTAAACTGGAAGTACTTCAACGCAAGAAACAAGACGCCCCTCTCGGATGGATCCAAGATGAGGACGGCACTCCCACGACCAACTCCCATGGTGTCAAAGAAGGCGGAGCGCTACTCCCACTCGGAGGAGACAGAGAACATGCCTCACACAAAGGCTACATCCTCGGATCGATTGTGGATATTTTTTCAGCGGTACTATCGGGAGCCAACTATGGGCCATGGGTACCTCCCTTCGTTAGCTTCATGGACCCTGTCTCTGACCCTGTTGGCCAAGGGCTCGGGCACTTCTTTGGTGCGATGCGTGTAGATGCCTTCAGACCCAAAGAGGACTTCTTGAAGCACATGGATCAATGGGTTGCACGATTCAGACAGACCACACCGATTCACCCTGACGTACCAGTACAGATCCCTGGAGACTATGAGCGTGGCATGGAAGCCGAACGTAGCAAAAACGGAATCCCCGTACTACAAGCCGTCATCGATGATTTGAATGAATTGGGAAATAAATTTGGCGTGACCCTTTAG